A window of Apium graveolens cultivar Ventura chromosome 8, ASM990537v1, whole genome shotgun sequence contains these coding sequences:
- the LOC141677506 gene encoding uncharacterized protein LOC141677506, translating to MENFSYNSYPESGDSSPRSREIDFENPPPWEDSNYKVKFMCSYGGKIHPRPHDNQLAYVGGETKILSVDRAIKFAHLASKLSAICDNSEVCFKYQLPGEDLDALISVTNDDDLEHMMHEYDRLYRGSSKPARLRLFLFTVSSLTASFGSGDAKSDRERFVDALNTGPVQSPVVQPPNNVDYLFGLEKGVAPPPQQATALSRARDPVYSEADVVQNHEDRIMLDARHDPIQKHIHDLQRLRISDEQQHQANLRRKSDEFYVQKMPEKLVQSQTLPAHLPAQSAPIPGNYWPEKQIPGGAYPPTSIGPDHHQQQQQQQQVYMIPSQPNMYQMTRPVTGPAGQTNQGYYMQRMTPEVYRDQPVYNVVSQAPQPTLPPQVVPKTTAFQATTMDTGYTQVAYDSASGRQVYYTAPPGVVSQPQGQVPVQYQAVPGYGGDMRAVAGNYSQEGGAKVVPVKVSQT from the coding sequence ATGGAAAATTTCTCTTATAACTCGTATCCTGAGTCAGGCGACTCATCACCTCGATCCCGAGAAATCGACTTCGAAAACCCGCCACCCTGGGAAGACTCAAACTACAAAGTTAAATTCATGTGTAGCTATGGCGGCAAAATTCATCCCCGGCCTCACGACAATCAGCTAGCTTATGTAGGCGGCGAGACGAAGATCTTATCGGTTGATCGAGCAATCAAGTTCGCGCATCTTGCCAGTAAGTTATCCGCGATTTGCGATAACTCTGAGGTTTGTTTTAAGTATCAGTTACCTGGTGAAGATCTTGATGCGTTGATTTCCGTTACTAATGATGATGATTTGGAGCATATGATGCATGAATATGATCGGCTTTATCGAGGCTCTTCGAAACCTGCTAGGTTGAGGTTGTTTTTGTTTACTGTGAGTAGCCTGACCGCGAGTTTTGGATCTGGAGACGCCAAGTCGGACCGGGAACGCTTCGTTGATGCATTGAATACCGGTCCGGTTCAGTCTCCAGTTGTTCAGCCGCCAAATAATGTTGATTATTTGTTCGGTTTGGAGAAAGGAGTAGCACCGCCGCCTCAACAGGCGACGGCTTTGAGCAGAGCTCGAGATCCGGTTTATTCGGAGGCTGATGTTGTTCAGAATCACGAGGATCGGATCATGTTAGATGCGAGACACGATCCGATCCAGAAACATATACATGATTTACAGAGATTGAGAATCAGTGATGAACAACAACATCAGGCTAATCTTCGCAGAAAAAGCGATGAGTTTTATGTTCAGAAGATGCCTGAGAAATTAGTCCAATCGCAAACTTTGCCTGCGCATTTACCAGCTCAATCTGCTCCAATTCCAGGTAATTACTGGCCGGAAAAACAGATTCCAGGTGGAGCTTATCCGCCAACTTCAATTGGACCCGATCATCATcaacagcagcagcaacaacaacaagttTACATGATTCCATCACAGCCAAACATGTACCAGATGACACGACCAGTTACCGGACCAGCCGGTCAAACTAATCAAGGCTACTATATGCAGCGCATGACACCTGAAGTTTACAGGGACCAGCCTGTATACAATGTTGTGTCACAAGCACCACAGCCTACTTTACCGCCTCAAGTAGTTCCGAAAACGACAGCGTTTCAAGCTACTACAATGGATACCGGTTATACTCAAGTGGCTTATGATAGTGCTAGTGGTAGACAGGTGTACTATACTGCGCCTCCGGGCGTAGTTTCGCAACCTCAGGGGCAAGTTCCAGTGCAGTACCAGGCGGTGCCAGGGTACGGCGGGGATATGAGAGCGGTGGCAGGGAATTATAGTCAGGAAGGCGGTGCTAAGGTTGTTCCGGTGAAGGTTTCACAGACTTGA